AACAGAATATTAcccattataaaaattaaataaaagctttattttattttaattttttaattttaaaatagttacATTACCTAATTTATGGAGACATGAAAGATTTACACCaactattttttttcataataaaaatagatattttttGTACTGATTttcttatattaattatatctaAGTTAAATCAAACACATATGATGTGTGTTAAATATGCTTAGCTcgcattaattaaatatttcaagTATTCAATTTTGATTCTGATTtctgataaattattatatatttttatttttttggtagattattatatatttttattgtatacataattttttatattaattatatctgGGTTAGATATTACTATATTCGCCAAATACATACAATATCTCAGTTAGACATTACTATATCTGCCAAATACATACACATCTAAGTATTATGTACTAATTATGCTGTGGTCGTGTAAATGAAATACTTCAAGCATCAAAATTATTCATTAATTctgcaataaataaataaaattattcattaatattaatatttatttgattaattaagTTGTGAtaaataagttatttatttctattaagagaatttttttttttttaactttttgcaTAGTTAAAATAAGTTATTCATTATATTAAACGTCAGAcatatcaaatttttttttaaatactataTTCATTATGGAAAATATGTATTAATTATgtaatgataaataaataaaattattcattgtATTAAGTGTTAGACAGTTAgatatttgtatttaattatttataaatttatactttacattgaaaataaatatatttttagtgaCTTTAAAGATAAATTTCTTCATAATGGGGATtgaatttctaataaataatgtaaaaatattttccaattaATTTCATTAGATAATTAATGTTAGCATCAGGTGGCTTAGCAACTTCATTTGGGTTGAGTATGTATTTATAaagagaaattataaaattgggagaattaaaaaaaaatatatatatattctcatAATGAAAAGATAACTTCTAATTACcaacttaaaattataatttatagttTTGTAACGTATTtagcaaaaataataattaatccaAATGTAAAAACCTAAAATTAATACTTGTTAGACAAAAAggcaaaaatataattaattaataatatttctgGCATATATgggaaatttttttttggtaATATAGAAGGGTAATAATGGAGTGGTGTGGTGGCAGTTCATTGGTTAAACCTTTTATGGTATGTAGTGGTTGAGTGCAGAGTACAAAAGCTCATTCTACTAGGAACTTGAAACTTGTAGAGCTCAAAACCTCTGCTCCAGAGGAGACAAGCTAAAACCACTCTCTGCAAAACCGCTATGGTATATCTAGTGATACGCATATCACGAATCCTTATCGTACGCCTAGCTGATTTTTAACGTACGCCCCAGAACTGGCAAAGTTTGGCATCTGAAAATTCTGGAGGACAGGCCCCCATGGCTACAACAGAAGCTACTCTTGGCTTCCCGTACCTAGTAGCTGACAATATTTTCAGAGTTGCAGGCATTTGAGAGACGATTCTGTATCTTCATTTGACTTAAAGCTTGCACTATAGTACTAACGTATTCACGTAGCAGGTGAGTTTCGTTGCTGTTATGTTTCCAAGTTCTGAAATGGTTTGATTTGCAGCTGATTGGGGTTAGATCTCTATGAGGGAATTGGGTTTTGGACTTGCATGTTTAGGGAATTGGTTTTGGTTATCTAAGTTGTTGGATCTGATTTATTCTCTTTTTGAATTTGGAAGCTAATGGTTAGGGtttgatttttcatgcaaaacaaaAGAAACCCATGTGTCTAATGTCTGATTCATGCAACATGGATGTAGCTAATAGGCAGTTGCTAGCTGGGTTGGGTTTGGTTTGATTCTTTGGGTAAGGAATAAGGATAAGGTTTTGGATTTCTAGATATCTCTATGTATTTGGATTTTGGGTTCTTTATAAGAGATCTCTTCGGTCTGTATCCACAAACAAACAAAGAGTGATTATAAGATATACAATCTTCGTTCTTCCATTTTTGTGTTCTTCTTCTCAGTTTGCGATTCAAACAAAGCGCGGATGGAGTGAATTGAACAACAAATTCTGACGGTAAAGACGACCGTTTTTTGGGTGcttaaattttctttctttctttctttcgaaGTTAAAAGAGCGGTCCAGAGTTCGTTCTGCTGTCTGGAATCAAACATGGCAAATCGCTGGTGGGCTGGAAATGTTGCCATGAGAGGCGTCGACCCAATATCCCCAGCTCCGTCTCTTCACCTGAGAAACCCAGAGGAAGACACTTCCTGCTTGAACCGCCTGGGTAGAAGAGAGCAAGATTTTATCGACACAAACACAACCAATAGCAGTAATAGCCCAAAAACCGCCTCCACCCCTACTCAGAACCAAAACCAAAACCAGGAAGAGCAAGAAGACAGTAAGGAAAACAACCAAGAATCTGAAGACCCAAACACAGCTCTTGAAACCGTTGAACCAGGTAGCGGAAGCTCAGGTCGGAGGCCTAGAGGGCGGCCTCCTGGTTCGAAAAACAAACCAAAACCACCCATAGTAATCACTAAAGAAAGCCCTAATTCTCTTCGAAGCCATGTTCTGGAAATCAACTCTGGCAGCGACATTGCAGATAGCATTGCAACTTTTGCTCAACGCCGCCACCGAGGGGTTTCAATATTAAGTGGAAGTGGAGTAGTGACCAATGTTACTCTCAGGCAACCTGCAGCACCTGGTGGAGTAATCACTCTCCATGGAAGATTCGAGATACTATCGTTATCAGGTTCATTTCTTCCTGCTCCGTCACCTCCAGGAGCAACGGGGCTGACTGTGTATTTGGCTGGTGGACAAGGACAGGTTGTGGGAGGATCAGTGGTGGGGCCGCTAATGGCATCAGGACCAGTGATGGTGATAGCGGCAACATTTAGTAATGCAACTTTTGAGAGATTACCATCAGAGGAACAAGAGCAGGAGCAGGAAGGCTCGCAATTGCAGGAGCAAGTGAATTCAGggactaataataataacaacaatacAGCTGCAGGTGGAGTTGGTGGAAATGGTAATAATAATTCAGGGTCTCAATCTTCTCAGCCAATTAGCGAGCATGGTTCAATGCCTGTCTACAATTTGCCTCCTAATTTGTTACCCAATGGGCAAATGCCACATGAGATGTTCTGGGGTCCTCCTCGTCATCCACCTCCCAATTACTGAATGTGTGTGTTTGAGAAGAGTGGTTAGTTTTGTATTAGCCGACTGATAAAATGTAGTGGAAATTTTCATGTAAGAATACAGCAAGGAAGAGGTAGGACATTTTGTTTTAGTTTCATGTGAAAATTAGCTACCTTATGCTTAGGTTGTCCTTAAACTTTTGGATGTAcctcttttattttctctaatCAACCTCTTTTTTTCCTTGgaagaattttatatttttatgctgTAGGCAAAGAAGCATGTTCAAGAACTCAAGTTGGTGCTAGCTAATTCAAATTTGTGGCAGGAATAATCAAACTATAGACAAGAACTCTTCTTTTTCCATTTTTGTTTTTTGGTAAGCATATATATGCCTGAGTTTTATCTTGTATggctttattttctttcatggaATGATTATGATCTGTGAAGCAGTCAATCTGATGACTGCATAACTCTTTACTTTATAAATGGGAAGAGGGTTTGATTTCTCACCTCTTCCCATAAATGGGTTCGACTCAAAGACTCCAACTTGGTCCAACTTTTGAAGGCATTGAATTCAACATTATTGGCTTATATATAGACCATTATTGTCTAGACTCGATTCACAGTCACATGTTTGTCTTGACTCCATAGTGGGTAAGTTTTTTGGTTCTCATATCTTGTATCTTTGCTGCAAGTTGAGTTGAATGTTTTACATTTTCTGCTTTGGGGGCCATATGGCCATTCCTAGCTTAGCATATCCAGTTTGACACCTGGCACTATACAGTACCATTTTAACTA
This region of Manihot esculenta cultivar AM560-2 chromosome 10, M.esculenta_v8, whole genome shotgun sequence genomic DNA includes:
- the LOC110624074 gene encoding AT-hook motif nuclear-localized protein 15 codes for the protein MANRWWAGNVAMRGVDPISPAPSLHLRNPEEDTSCLNRLGRREQDFIDTNTTNSSNSPKTASTPTQNQNQNQEEQEDSKENNQESEDPNTALETVEPGSGSSGRRPRGRPPGSKNKPKPPIVITKESPNSLRSHVLEINSGSDIADSIATFAQRRHRGVSILSGSGVVTNVTLRQPAAPGGVITLHGRFEILSLSGSFLPAPSPPGATGLTVYLAGGQGQVVGGSVVGPLMASGPVMVIAATFSNATFERLPSEEQEQEQEGSQLQEQVNSGTNNNNNNTAAGGVGGNGNNNSGSQSSQPISEHGSMPVYNLPPNLLPNGQMPHEMFWGPPRHPPPNY